One genomic region from Granulimonas faecalis encodes:
- a CDS encoding PTS system mannose/fructose/sorbose family transporter subunit IID — MADNTCTRAAESPVVSQGRAITRHALNRTFVRTLGCQFAHNYERMQSLSLVYCFAPVLEDLYRDRPKEERVAAMQRHLEYFNTHPLAIPFILGISAALEETCDEDQKETVVAIKTSLMGPFAGLGDSLLNLTWTPIAGSIGASMCLANGSILGPIVMFLLINALYWPLRIFGLYGGYAKGMEMVERFGVAVFERLGNLANVLGVMVVGGLIPTTVKLACAIQVPLGEGDPLVIQDQLDKVLPCALPILLTFICYRLLKRGQGKNSAQIIIGCIVFALAFAALGYYVPGLAIFG, encoded by the coding sequence ATGGCTGACAACACCTGCACCCGCGCCGCCGAGTCGCCCGTCGTCTCCCAAGGCCGCGCCATCACCCGCCACGCCCTCAACCGCACCTTCGTGCGCACCCTGGGCTGCCAGTTCGCCCACAACTACGAGCGCATGCAGAGCCTCTCGCTGGTCTACTGCTTCGCGCCGGTGCTCGAGGACCTCTACCGCGACCGCCCCAAGGAGGAGCGCGTCGCCGCCATGCAGCGCCATCTCGAGTACTTCAACACCCACCCGCTGGCCATCCCGTTCATCCTGGGCATCTCGGCCGCCCTGGAGGAGACGTGCGACGAGGACCAGAAGGAGACAGTGGTCGCCATCAAGACCTCGCTCATGGGCCCCTTCGCAGGCCTCGGCGACTCCCTGCTCAACCTCACCTGGACCCCCATCGCCGGCTCCATCGGCGCCTCCATGTGCCTGGCCAACGGGTCCATCCTCGGCCCCATCGTGATGTTCCTGCTCATCAACGCCCTGTACTGGCCCCTGCGCATCTTCGGGCTCTACGGCGGCTACGCCAAGGGCATGGAGATGGTGGAGCGGTTCGGCGTGGCGGTCTTCGAGCGCCTCGGCAACCTCGCCAACGTGCTCGGCGTCATGGTGGTGGGCGGCCTGATCCCCACCACCGTCAAGCTCGCCTGCGCCATCCAGGTGCCCCTCGGCGAGGGCGACCCCCTGGTGATCCAGGACCAGCTCGACAAGGTGCTCCCCTGCGCCCTGCCCATCCTGCTCACCTTCATCTGCTACCGCCTGCTCAAGCGCGGCCAGGGCAAGAACTCCGCCCAGATCATCATCGGCTGCATCGTGTTCGCCCTCGCCTTCGCCGCCCTCGGCTACTACGTGCCCGGCCTCGCCATCTTCGGCTAG